The DNA region GTACTGGCTGCTCACTCCGACTGCTCAGTGTATACCTTGGATCTTCCAGACTCTCCCTCTGGCAGTTACACCAAGTTCCATGCCAATTGTTATgactcgtccccaacaaggtccggccttggagacgagatagaaagccgtagtttaactaagcaatgagatatatgtatgatatacctcttgacacttgtctgttggcgtatggtatagggcggaggtatattcgcttgggaagatcaggcaagcttatatactagtggagtaagtttatgtcgaaggtggtgcaaggtaagacgagagtgagcactgggagctcgaggacctttcgcaaagtaacttatgaaatattgatcttcgaggggaagaagatcaagatcgaggacagagctcccctttatatacttctacagaaatctatttatatcctttgaggtccagctggaggtccagttcttttctcggaggtccaactggaggtccagctggaggtccagttcttttctcggaggtccaactggaggtccagctggaccttttTATCTGAATtggatcttgccttcctattacgtaactccctcctatgatatcttatctcttcttctttgtgcaggctcgTGACAGTCGCCCCCCCCTTCAAAGACGGTCGCTCCGTCGTGCCGTCTGTGGCTTGTTCTGTTGTGTACTTTGTAACTAAAATTTGCTGGAGCTATGGAATAAATTTCTATGAACTGGTCGTGAAAAATGTGGCTATGCTTTGATCTATCTAGAATAAAAAATAAGATTGATTGGGGAGTTAGGAATCTATGAACAGTTGGCAAAAAACAGAACGGAGGATTGAGTTCCAAATAGTGGGGTGTCTGTGATCGCAAAGAACGTGTGGTATCGCCAAGAACATGTGGTATTGGTCATATGTGAAGGTAAGATCCCTTTTTTGGGTTGGGGATATGCGCTGTGGGTCCTCTGGAAGATTGGCTGTTAAGGGGGAGAcggggaggaggattttCGAGGTATAAAAGGATTGGGATTTGGTGCAAGATCACCGAAGTTTCTCTATCCTCCAAAAAAAATCTCGTCTGCCTATTTATCTTTGATCTTTCCTTCATGCCTGGATCCACGTTTCAACCTAGCCTGATGAGTAACAGTTGGTGTCTCGATGACCCATATGGCATTATTCGACAGTTCTGCGCAGAGAATGTGTCGGTTGGTGATAATACCGCTGATGTAATAACGGATAATGGCGTATCGGTGGTTGCCGCTTCTGCTGTGTCGCCGAGTAGTTCTGACAACTCCCGCGGGGTTTTCTTTGATCAAGTACGTGTGCTAATGTTGACAACGTGTTTGTAAGGTGCTAATGCCGAGTGTTTGAATAGGATTTCGCCTTCCCATCAATGGGATGGGTCCCAGCGATGCATGATAGTGGAGTACCAATGGAGGCAGCGGGTGATAATATTCACTCGACTTCACTTTCTCGACCTGTGGATCCGCGAGTGCCACGTTTGCAGGGTGCTGAACTATTCTTTGGTGCTCATGTGGAGGGAACTGTCTCGTCTGAAGTGGttgaggagagggaggaggcaGTGGATGAGGGATATGAGCAGCGGCACCAGGTGAGGAGAAATGCTTTGTCTTGTGTGCGACCCGATTGAAGAGCTAATGGCGTAAGGAGGCACTGCGCAGGGAGCAGAGGATGCGTAGGGTTGAGGAGCGCCAGAGGGCACCAGTGGTTTCGCCTTGTGACCAATGTCATGGGGTGGGTGCTGAATGTCGGGCCCTCTCATTATTCTCGACTTGTGGACGGTGCACGGTGAAGGGTGTGCGGTGCTCGCACAATGCCAGCGGGGGTAGGGGTTCGGATGTTGTGAGTGGTAGGTCGGGGGTTGAAAATGTACAAGCTGATGGGCAGGGTAGGCAAGAGATTGGGAGGTTTCGTCGTCTATCTCAAGCGCGAGGTGAATGGCGCAGTGGCTTGTTTGTAAGACATGGAGATTCACGTGCTAATGTGTGAATGTAGCGAAACCAACACGTCTACCGCATTTGAGGGAGTCCAGCAGGCAATCATTGCCTACCtcatggaggaggaggtgctGGAAGTCCGAAGGCAAGAGATGAGGGGGAGGTTTCGGGAGGAGTTGCTGGTGGCATTGGGTATGTCGCGCAAGAGGAAGCGTGATGACAGGGAGGACTTGtccgaggacgaggagtaGGACCCGTGTGATGGTActgttttccattcttctcttaATCTAGGTGTGTTTTCCATTGATTcgcctttcttcttctgactCAAAACGAAAACAAGATCTATAAACTACTGTAGATATATTGTACTAATACTAACTCTTAGATGGCTTCTCGTTTTTTCGGTCTGGTTCAACTTTGATCTGTCTGTAGaattttctttctttctcttttcttttgacCATAATTTTAATAACTACGAAAATAAAATGACTGTTACTATGAACTTGGTTTCCTATAATCGGTGTGTTGACTTATACTGATCAACAATCTCTGAAGCATTTTCTAGAGCGGTTTCGGGTTCCCAACTGTTGTGTTCGGCACTGTAGCCGAGCCACTTGATAAGGAATTGGCGGCGTTTTCGGTAAAATCGATGATCGAGGATGCACTCGACTTCGTATTCTAGGTCACCTTCGACTTCGATAGGTGATGGTGCGACTTGTGTTCGCCCTGGGATCTCATTCTCAATATATTTCTCAAGCAATTGGACGTGGAAGACGTCGTGGATACGCATTGATTTCGGCAACTCAAGGCGATACGCGTGGGAAGAAACGCGCGCGATAATGGTGTAGGGACCGAGATAGCGGTGATCTAATTTCTTGGTGGGTCGTTTCGTTTTGATGTTACGGGCAGATAGCCAGACTTTGTCGCCGATAGTATATTCGGGAAGTGGGGCACGGTGCTTATCAAACTGTAGTGCTGCACTCTCTTGTGCTTTGGACATTTCTATCTTGAGGTGTTCGTGGAGCTTGCTCAAGTCGGTGATGGAGGCTCTGGCAGGTGGGCTGAAAATAGGAACGTTGTCATCGGGGGTAAACGATGCCCTGGGATGGTACCCTTTGTTGGCAAAGAAGGGGGACATGGTAGTGGACGAATGGGGCGTATTGTTGTAAGTGAATTCCGCAACTGGGAGTAGCGGTGCCCATTCCTTTTGCTTATAATCGGTATAAAGGCGCAGATATTGTTCTAAGACCTGGTTCACTCGTTCGGTTTGTCCATCTGTTTCTGGGTGAAAAGCTGTACTGAGTTCTAACTCGATGTGTAGGAGTTGTGTGAATGCTCGCCAAAAGCGGGATGTGAATTCAGATCCACGATCTGATACAATACTGGTCGGAATCCCGTGCTTGGAGAAGACGTGGGTGACATATAATTGGGCGAGTTCCTCGGTGTTGAGGCTAGTCGTTGTGGGGATAAAGAGAGCCATCTTGGTGAGTCGGTCTACGATCACAAGGATGGTGTTGTAGCCGTGTGATGGGGGAAGTTGTTCAATGAGGTCCATCGATACAGATGACCAGGGATATGGGGGAATGGGTAGAGACTTGAGTTCGCCATAGGGCTGATGACGTCTTGTCTTAGTTCTGCAACAAAGATCGCAGGAATCAATGTAGTGATTGACGAAGCCTTTTAGGCCTGGCCACCAGTAATGGCGTCGGATGAGTTGGATAGTCTTGCGTCGTCCGGGATGCCCACTAGTGAGTGCATCATGGCATTCTTTCGTGACGAGGGTGCGTAGCTCGTTATTGGCTGGGACATAGAATGATtctgtaggcactggggtgtgcctcactgcgttcggtgGGCGTTCGGAAAGAatgggcgttcgtggtataggtctagagggcgttcggatgcgttcgaggaagcgttcggtgtttgtttatagttatagtggtctactggatgcgaaactagcaatggttgatatgcatgagtttcgcttggagaaagagaaaactataactatgtatgagatctatatatatatgtatgtatggatgtatgcagaaacaaacagaagtccatcgaaaaaaggggcagaaatccggcgaagtccgccgccgcgtttcggcagcaattgccggtcctatgcatgagaataaaatatcatgcataggaaaaggccggacagagctcgatgccgcgtttcggcgaagtccgaaaatgcgtttcggcatcaaatctcacctaccaacatcgaccaatgcataggaataaatcctaccatatggtgagaatgaatggtggtaagggctctgcacttacagaTTCGTCATATCTGAGGAGTCCTTCATCGTCTCGAGTATATGGGTGAGCTTCGGAGGGATGGTTGGCTTTGTCCAAGAATGGTTTTGCTGATTCATCGGTTTCTAGACCGGTTTTCAACAACGACTTGATGGGCGAAGATATTTCCAACCGATCGAGTCCGGTTGTGGCAGTACCCAAGTACTGTCCAGGGCGAAGGAGAGTCTGGAAATTCTGAGGATTGGCAGCAGTAGTAAGGCTGGAGCCTTTCTCGAGTGGATGATAATCATGTCTTCGGGTGAGTGCGTCAGGCTTTGTGCCTTGTACGCCTGGTCGGTAGATGATATTGAAGTCAAAGTCGGCTAGGAATTCAGACCATCGCGCCTGTCGTCGATTGAGTTGCTTGGTAGTCATAAAGTACTCCAGGCTTCTGTGGTCGGTGTAGACACGAATGGTTTCTCTAGCACCTTCGAAGTAATGTcgccattctttgaatgCTGAAACAATTGCTAACATTTCTTTGTCGTGAATAGGATAGTTTAACTCGGCAGGCAACATTTtgtgagagaagaaagcaacTGGttcgagtttcttgtcgatTTCATGTGATAAGATACCTGCGATGGCATAGTCGGAGGCGTCGGTTTCAAGGATGAGTTGCTTGGTCGGATCGTAATGACGTAGGAGATCAACAGAGGTGAAACTCTTTTTGAGTGCTTCGAAAGATGTTCGTTGAGGTTCTTCCCATACAAAGGGTAAGtccttctttgtcaagTCGATAAGAGGTTTGGCGATACTAGAGTAGTTCTTGATGAACCTTCGGTAGAAGTTACAGAACCCAAGGAAGGATTGGGTATCACGGAGATTGCGAGGTGTCGGCCATTCCGTGATAGACTTTACTTTCTTGGTGTCCATTGATAGACCTTGATCGCTGACAACGAAACCTAGGAACTCTACTGAGGTTTGATGGAACTCGCACTTTGAAGCTTTGGCATATAATTGGGTTTGGCGGAGGCGATCTAGGACTTGTATGACGTGTGACTGGTGAGTCTCCAAGTCTGGGCtgtagatgaggatgtcgtCGAGGTAGATGATAACAAATATGTCTAGCAAGTCGCGGAAATTGTGGTTCATGAGATGTTGGAAGGATGCAGGGGCATTGGTGAGGCCAAACGGCATTACCAAATATTCGAAATGCCCATAGCGAGTACGGAAAGctgttttccattcttcgccTGCCTTAATGCGAAGTAAATTGTAGGCTCCTCGCAGGTCGATCTTGGTGAATACTTTGGCTGATTTGAGTCGATCTAGGAGCTCGGCGATCAATGGTAGAGGATAGCGATTCTTGATGGTGATCTTGTTGATTCCCCGGTAATCGACACACATCCTAAGCGATCcgtctttctttttgacaAAGAGTATGGGTGCTCCGGCTGGTGATTCGGACGGTCGGATAAAACCTTTCTTAAgattctcatcaaggtaTTCGCGGAGAGCTTCAAGTTCTGTTTCGGAGAGATTGTATATGGGACCAAAAGGTGggttctttccttcttcgagaGGGATATGGTGGTCGAAAGACCTATGTTCTGGGAGTGTATCGGCgcttttcttgtcgaaTACGTCTAGATATTGATGGTATTCTTTAGGTACTATTTCGGCATCggtgttttcttttggggGTTTGTCATTGGTGATGACCATGGCTAAGTTGGCACTCGTCGTCTGTGATACAGGTGGGTGTATGGAAAGTGTTTCCCAGCTGATGGACGGATTGTGCTCTTGTAACCAGGTGATACCTAAGACGATGGGGTAGGAGCCGATGTCGGTTATGAGGAGTCGGAGTAAGGTGTGTCCGAATGGTTTCTGGAAGTTGACCAGGAtgttggcttcttcttcaattatAGTTCGCTGACCCGCAGCGTTGAATAGGTATAATGGGATCGAATCTTCTATTTTCGTGGTTTTGAGGTTAAAGGTCTGGACGAATCTTTTGTCGATGAAGTTTGTAGAGGCACCGGAATCGATTAAAGCTTGATAAACATTGttgtgaaagagaaagtcGATTGTGAGttggtttttgttgtttttgttatTATCTTCGAGAGTTTGGAGATATTCGCAGGAGTCTGTATTGGCCGGTTTGATAGTACGCTCTTGTTCCCGgctaccttcttcgactttgGCAGACAAGAGCATATCTAGTTTTTTGAAGGGAGAGTAGTATTGGATTGTTGCGAGGGGACCACTGGGCACTTGGCGACTTGATGGTTTTTGTCGGCGCAATAGAGGCAGAGGTTATGATCCTTTCGCCTCTGATATTCTTCTGGAGTCAGACGTCCACGTCTGGTTATCCTAGCTGAACTTGGGACAAATGCAGCCCTCAGGTTGACTGCCGGCGTCACCTCTTTATTGAAGGTGGTGTTGGCAGTGGTAGACCTTATCGGCATGCTATTCGCCGCAGAGAAACGTCTGAAGTTGTTGGGGCGATTGTTATTGTAAGAGGTGCGGGTGTAGTCGCTTCGGGTGGCGTTGAAAGGCGCCTTTGGTTGCTGGTCTCGCTTTGCTAATACTCGTTCATATCGACGACTATCAATGCGGATGGCCATGTCTTGGAGGTTCTTGAATGACTTGGCTTTGGGTAGTCTGGCAAGTTCGTCTTTGATGTCATCCTTCAAGCCCCTGTAGAAgcaagccttcttcgcttcgtCGTTCCACTGAACCAAGGTGGCATAACGCATAAAGGTTGCGAGGTATGAGGATACAGAACCTTGCTGACGAACAGTGTTTAGTTGTCGTTCTGCTGTCTGTTCTTCGTCTGGATCTCCGAAGTTCTTCCTTAATTCGGCACAAAATTTCTTGAAGTCCAGCATAAACTTGGGCTGGGGATCGATGGTTACGAAGGGTTGGAACCATAAGAATGGGGTGTCTCGGAGGAAAGATCCGGCGTATAGGACTTTGGAGGTCTCAGTAGGGAAAcgagaaggttggaggGTAATCACCATCGTTACTTGAGTGATAAAGGTTGAGAGCTTGGCATACTGCCCATGGTAGTACTCGGGTTGGGATACCTTCGGTTCTTGAGGTCTACTGGAGGGTACTGAGGTGCGTTGTCGGCTGTATTCCCTTTTAACTTCTGGGTATGGTGTTTGCGCTGACAGGTTGCGGCTTGATCTaggttcttcgtcttcttcatccaattcTTGTTCGTTTTCGCCCTCATTATCTTCGCTATTATCAAACATCTGTCGTTCGACTttgctctcttccaacttatgcgtcaactcttccttctgttgCTCAAGTCTTGCAATATGGTTGCGCATCATCTCGagttgggtttgggtgtcGTTTGATGTGTTGTCGGCGGTAAATGGATCGGATTGAGGATTGGTGTTGAATGAACCCGCGGGATTGTGGTCGTCATCGAGGGTATGTTCtacttccttgcctttttcgacCTTTTCCACAGCTCGACCACTACGAGTGGATGGACCTGACATGATATAGGATATGGTATACGAAGTGGTGGTATGAGGTTATAGGTGGCtgaggttgttgatgaagttgttgatgaagt from Cryptococcus neoformans var. neoformans B-3501A chromosome 4, whole genome shotgun sequence includes:
- a CDS encoding hypothetical protein (HMMPfam hit to Chromo, 'chromo' (CHRromatin Organisation MOdifier) domain, score: 62.5, E(): 1.1e-15; HMMPfam hit to RVT, Reverse transcriptase (RNA-dependent DNA polymerase), score: 84.6, E(): 2.5e-22; HMMPfam hit to Retrotrans_gag, Retrotransposon gag protein, score: 56.1, E(): 9.2e-14; HMMPfam hit to rve, Integrase core domain, score: 117.0, E(): 4.5e-32), whose product is MSGPSTRSGRAVEKVEKGKEVEHTLDDDHNPAGSFNTNPQSDPFTADNTSNDTQTQLEMMRNHIARLEQQKEELTHKLEESKVERQMFDNSEDNEGENEQELDEEDEEPRSSRNLSAQTPYPEVKREYSRQRTSVPSSRPQEPKVSQPEYYHGQYAKLSTFITQVTMVITLQPSRFPTETSKVLYAGSFLRDTPFLWFQPFVTIDPQPKFMLDFKKFCAELRKNFGDPDEEQTAERQLNTVRQQGSVSSYLATFMRYATLVQWNDEAKKACFYRGLKDDIKDELARLPKAKSFKNLQDMAIRIDSRRYERVLAKRDQQPKAPFNATRSDYTRTSYNNNRPNNFRRFSAANSMPIRSTTANTTFNKEVTPAVNLRAAFVPSSARITRRGLPSGPLATIQYYSPFKKLDMLLSAKVEEGSREQERTIKPANTDSCEYLQTLEDNNKNNKNQLTIDFLFHNNVYQALIDSGASTNFIDKRFVQTFNLKTTKIEDSIPLYLFNAAGQRTIIEEEANILVNFQKPFGHTLLRLLITDIGSYPIVLGITWLQEHNPSISWETLSIHPPVSQTTSANLAMVITNDKPPKENTDAEIVPKEYHQYLDVFDKKSADTLPEHRSFDHHIPLEEGKNPPFGPIYNLSETELEALREYLDENLKKGFIRPSESPAGAPILFVKKKDGSLRMCVDYRGINKITIKNRYPLPLIAELLDRLKSAKAGEEWKTAFRTRYGHFEYLVMPFGLTNAPASFQHLMNHNFRDLLDIFVIIYLDDILIYSPDLETHQSHVIQVLDRLRQTQLYAKASKCEFHQTSVEFLGFVVSDQGLSMDTKKVKSITEWPTPRNLRDTQSFLGFCNFYRRFIKNYSSIAKPLIDLTKKDLPFVWEEPQRTSFEALKKSFTSVDLLRHYDPTKQLILETDASDYAIAGILSHEIDKKLEPVAFFSHKMLPAELNYPIHDKEMLAIVSAFKEWRHYFEGARETIRVYTDHRSLEYFMTTKQLNRRQARWSEFLADFDFNIIYRPGVQGTKPDALTRRHDYHPLEKGSSLTTAANPQNFQTLLRPGQYLGTATTGLDRLEISSPIKSLLKTGLETDESAKPFLDKANHPSEAHPYTRDDEGLLRYDESLRTLVTKECHDALTSGHPGRRKTIQLIRRHYWWPGLKGFVNHYIDSCDLCCRTKTRRHQPYGELKSLPIPPYPWSSVSMDLIEQLPPSHGYNTILVIVDRLTKMALFIPTTTSLNTEELAQLYVTHVFSKHGIPTSIVSDRGSEFTSRFWRAFTQLLHIELELSTAFHPETDGQTERVNQVLEQYLRLYTDYKQKEWAPLLPVAEFTYNNTPHSSTTMSPFFANKGYHPRASFTPDDNVPIFSPPARASITDLSKLHEHLKIEMSKAQESAALQFDKHRAPLPEYTIGDKVWLSARNIKTKRPTKKLDHRYLGPYTIIARVSSHAYRLELPKSMRIHDVFHVQLLEKYIENEIPGRTQVAPSPIEVEGDLEYEVECILDHRFYRKRRQFLIKWLGYSAEHNSWEPETALENASEIVDQYKSTHRL